A single genomic interval of Amycolatopsis albispora harbors:
- a CDS encoding BTAD domain-containing putative transcriptional regulator — protein MLRFVRGLLALVVLLALVAGLPWALVHFVGWPLPDDVPTWDEIQATLLNPMSAQFLLNTLAVLCWIVWFFFALDVLRCTVDAARGITWPQVRPPGPLHGLAAALIGTIVLTLLGNRTPYTAPTPATAVLAADLTPVAVVAPLTPGPTAQAAAPQAAVVPAATLVVDRAAPAPPGMVQVTEEVRLPEDGIYDSLWRVAERIYGPGGGTRWPELFQLNRGVEQPDGRALTQPNLVRPGWKITAYIPAPPEQHPPGEQQPQVPPPQPPPPPTSTAPTTPPSTQPAPNTTPAPATADEAGQHHDDQAEPGLDLLTGVFVSLGLAGAITTAMVSVRMWRRRRYRIGSGDRADLQRPIAPVVRALRAAYDQDDGDRRPVDDVEFVDLAPAPPRIHITAAGDLEPDDKPVPVPAKVGVRGGRELALNLASTRGLGLAGPGATAAARALLLHLLTEQQPGDGIRVLVPADDLHLVFDGTDVENLPSTVHVVATLDAALDEMEAALLTRTRHAIEQTETRLTPASLVLLASPTPHAERRLQAVLDNGSTLGLAGVLLGQWRPGATVRVRHDGTVSATSPGLGDALADTRLFSLPSTDATELLAVLRDAEGPADLATPDHATSGFTGDELAPPADDHDVAPTPPVPEQRSVDEMTQLESTRPPEQEDNQQTPPAPSLQLLDVHPIPVDVPPKAPAAATPDDTDERRTAAEDVKPAAEQAPAAEEPRKPDNGDVAAPQTPLVVRVLGRLHLALRGDEGERELSGALTPKQRELLVYLALHPHGVRREVLNEAVWPDSRPPRPYNSFHNTLSMLRRALTDATDGRINNLVVNDDGRYQLNDELAVVDYWQLQHALQAPRPPDAAAQAQLHDAVELYQGDLAEDLLVPWIEPVREATRRDVLDALGALIRAHGDSAPETMLTLLERTRKLDRYNEGVYRDIIRTQARLDQYAAIPRTLALLTTTLDEIGQHPSPDTLNLADFLQRRGSTRRPVSTDNAAAS, from the coding sequence GTGCTCCGGTTCGTGCGCGGTCTGCTCGCCCTCGTCGTCCTGCTCGCGCTCGTGGCGGGCCTGCCCTGGGCCCTCGTGCACTTCGTGGGGTGGCCCCTGCCTGACGACGTGCCGACGTGGGACGAGATCCAGGCGACGCTGCTCAACCCGATGAGCGCGCAGTTCCTGCTCAACACCCTGGCGGTGCTGTGCTGGATCGTCTGGTTCTTCTTCGCGCTCGACGTCCTGCGCTGCACCGTCGACGCGGCGCGCGGGATCACCTGGCCGCAGGTCCGCCCGCCTGGCCCGCTGCACGGGCTCGCCGCGGCTCTGATCGGCACCATCGTGCTGACCCTGCTCGGCAACCGGACCCCGTACACGGCTCCCACCCCGGCCACCGCAGTCTTGGCCGCCGATCTCACGCCGGTCGCCGTCGTCGCACCGCTGACCCCAGGCCCGACCGCGCAGGCCGCGGCTCCGCAGGCGGCCGTCGTCCCGGCCGCCACGTTGGTGGTCGATCGGGCAGCGCCGGCCCCGCCGGGCATGGTCCAGGTCACCGAGGAGGTCCGGCTCCCCGAGGACGGGATCTACGACAGCCTGTGGCGGGTCGCCGAACGCATCTACGGTCCCGGCGGCGGAACCCGGTGGCCTGAGTTGTTCCAGCTCAACCGCGGCGTGGAGCAGCCCGACGGCCGCGCGCTGACCCAACCCAACCTCGTGCGCCCCGGCTGGAAGATCACCGCCTACATCCCGGCCCCGCCCGAACAACATCCTCCCGGCGAGCAGCAGCCGCAGGTGCCGCCGCCGCAGCCGCCACCTCCTCCGACGAGCACTGCACCGACCACGCCTCCGTCAACACAGCCCGCGCCGAACACGACCCCGGCGCCGGCCACGGCGGACGAGGCCGGCCAGCACCACGACGACCAGGCCGAACCGGGGCTGGACCTGCTGACCGGCGTGTTCGTCAGCCTTGGCCTGGCCGGAGCGATCACGACGGCCATGGTGTCGGTCCGGATGTGGCGCCGACGCCGCTACCGCATCGGCAGCGGCGACCGCGCCGACCTGCAGCGCCCGATCGCGCCCGTGGTCCGCGCCCTGCGGGCCGCCTACGACCAGGACGACGGCGACCGCAGGCCCGTAGACGACGTGGAGTTCGTCGACCTCGCGCCGGCCCCACCGCGGATCCACATCACCGCCGCCGGGGACCTGGAACCCGACGACAAACCAGTCCCCGTACCGGCGAAGGTCGGCGTGCGGGGCGGTCGCGAACTCGCCCTGAACCTGGCCAGCACCCGCGGCCTCGGTCTCGCCGGACCTGGCGCCACCGCCGCTGCCCGCGCGCTGCTGCTGCACCTGCTCACCGAACAGCAGCCCGGCGACGGCATCCGCGTGCTCGTCCCCGCCGACGACCTGCACCTCGTCTTCGACGGCACCGACGTCGAGAACCTGCCGTCCACCGTCCACGTCGTCGCCACGCTCGACGCTGCCCTCGACGAGATGGAAGCGGCCCTGCTCACCCGGACCCGCCACGCCATCGAGCAGACCGAAACCCGACTCACTCCGGCCTCGCTCGTGCTGCTCGCCAGCCCCACGCCCCACGCGGAACGCCGCCTGCAAGCCGTCCTCGACAACGGCTCGACTCTCGGCCTGGCCGGCGTGCTCCTCGGCCAATGGCGCCCCGGCGCGACCGTGCGCGTCCGCCACGACGGCACCGTCAGCGCGACCAGCCCTGGCCTCGGCGACGCCCTCGCCGACACACGCCTGTTCAGCCTGCCCTCCACCGATGCCACCGAACTGCTTGCCGTGCTCCGCGATGCTGAAGGCCCCGCCGACCTGGCCACACCCGACCACGCAACCAGCGGCTTCACCGGCGACGAACTCGCACCGCCCGCAGACGATCACGACGTTGCACCCACGCCGCCCGTCCCCGAGCAGCGCTCGGTCGACGAGATGACCCAGCTCGAATCCACCCGCCCGCCGGAACAGGAAGACAACCAGCAGACCCCACCGGCCCCGAGCCTGCAACTGCTGGACGTCCACCCCATCCCCGTGGACGTCCCGCCGAAGGCCCCGGCCGCAGCCACCCCGGACGACACCGACGAGCGCCGCACGGCCGCCGAGGACGTCAAGCCGGCCGCCGAGCAGGCACCGGCCGCCGAGGAACCCCGGAAACCGGACAACGGTGACGTGGCAGCACCGCAAACCCCGCTGGTTGTGCGTGTGCTGGGACGCCTGCACCTGGCCCTGCGCGGCGACGAGGGAGAACGCGAGCTCAGTGGCGCGCTGACACCGAAGCAACGGGAACTGCTCGTCTACCTCGCGCTGCACCCCCACGGCGTCCGCCGCGAAGTCCTCAACGAGGCCGTCTGGCCCGACAGCCGGCCACCGCGGCCGTACAACTCGTTCCACAACACCCTGTCCATGTTGCGCCGCGCGCTCACCGACGCCACCGACGGCAGGATCAACAACCTCGTCGTCAACGACGACGGCCGCTACCAGCTCAACGACGAACTCGCCGTCGTCGACTACTGGCAGCTCCAGCACGCCCTGCAGGCGCCCCGCCCACCCGACGCCGCGGCCCAGGCCCAGCTGCACGACGCCGTCGAGCTCTACCAGGGCGACCTCGCCGAGGACCTGCTCGTGCCCTGGATCGAACCGGTCCGCGAGGCCACCCGACGCGACGTCCTGGACGCGCTCGGCGCCCTGATCCGCGCGCACGGCGACAGCGCCCCAGAAACCATGCTCACGCTCCTGGAACGCACCCGGAAGCTCGACCGCTACAACGAGGGCGTCTACCGCGACATCATCCGCACCCAAGCCCGCCTCGACCAGTACGCCGCCATCCCCCGCACCCTCGCGCTGCTGACCACCACGCTCGACGAGATCGGCCAACATCCCAGCCCCGACACGCTCAACCTCGCCGACTTCCTCCAACGCCGCGGCAGCACTCGGCGGCCGGTCTCCACCGACAACGCCGCGGCCAGCTGA
- a CDS encoding winged helix-turn-helix transcriptional regulator gives MLNGEWITHILVALNAGPLHYNELHAAIQEMTTFDPWTGLVRKIQSRALGRTLRRMETAGLVDRVEERTFPRSVVYSLTPAGADLLVRARPLIDWAEENLDLIERLQKAPDDGDQPQDDEDQPD, from the coding sequence GTGCTGAACGGGGAATGGATCACGCACATTCTGGTGGCGTTGAATGCTGGGCCGCTGCATTACAACGAGCTTCATGCCGCCATCCAGGAGATGACCACGTTCGATCCGTGGACCGGGTTGGTCCGCAAGATTCAGAGCCGGGCATTGGGCCGGACCTTGCGAAGGATGGAGACCGCCGGCCTGGTGGACCGGGTCGAGGAACGGACGTTTCCGCGGTCGGTGGTGTACTCGCTGACGCCCGCGGGCGCGGATTTGCTGGTCCGGGCGCGGCCTCTGATCGACTGGGCGGAAGAGAACCTCGATCTGATCGAGCGCCTGCAGAAGGCGCCGGACGACGGCGATCAGCCGCAGGACGACGAGGATCAGCCTGACTGA
- a CDS encoding DUF7178 family protein has translation MPAPSDHPWFRAHPVSHENIVWHWEQATPDEIAQGMRWYADAHHVATAIANGDAHLGAGMLAIYSPQQGWIGNVLNAARVLREGRGIGGPGSGMFATTGQKRAADRLLVGERYEDILNGPKIRDFAHLIEFGGDQDPDDPRVVIDRHALSVAHGRALTSEEYDSAPVNGFRRKDGSVSRRQYDHVVSLYRRAAELISARGGERVSAHQVQAVTWLVRQRLNQEAEQRRGPNRLDRGRNHARANSERAWNEFRTVYLPDLATCPGTGYQSAA, from the coding sequence ATGCCTGCCCCCAGCGATCACCCATGGTTCCGGGCGCACCCTGTGAGTCACGAAAACATCGTGTGGCACTGGGAACAGGCCACACCCGACGAAATCGCGCAAGGAATGCGCTGGTATGCCGACGCGCACCACGTGGCAACCGCCATCGCGAACGGTGACGCCCATCTCGGCGCCGGAATGCTCGCGATTTACTCACCACAACAGGGATGGATCGGCAACGTCCTTAATGCCGCTCGCGTATTGCGCGAGGGTAGGGGAATCGGCGGGCCCGGTTCCGGAATGTTCGCCACGACCGGCCAGAAACGCGCTGCGGATCGGCTGCTCGTCGGTGAGCGGTATGAGGACATCCTCAACGGTCCGAAAATCCGCGACTTTGCCCACCTGATCGAGTTCGGCGGAGATCAAGATCCGGATGACCCGCGCGTGGTGATCGATCGGCACGCGCTGTCGGTGGCGCACGGTCGCGCGCTCACCTCCGAGGAGTACGACTCGGCGCCGGTCAACGGGTTCCGCCGTAAGGACGGATCGGTTTCCCGTCGGCAGTACGACCACGTGGTGAGCCTGTACCGCCGTGCCGCGGAGCTGATCTCCGCACGCGGGGGAGAACGGGTCTCGGCGCACCAGGTGCAGGCCGTGACCTGGTTGGTCCGTCAACGGCTCAATCAGGAAGCCGAGCAACGGCGCGGCCCCAACCGGCTGGACAGGGGACGCAACCATGCCCGCGCGAATTCCGAACGCGCGTGGAACGAATTCCGGACCGTCTACCTGCCTGATCTGGCCACGTGCCCCGGTACGGGTTACCAGTCGGCTGCCTAA
- a CDS encoding IS256 family transposase, translating into MADGVDDQLVQQLADRARAEGLQLTGEGGLLAMLTKKVVESALEGEMDDHLGYSKHDPAGRNGGNSRNGRRGKKVLTEAGPVEIATPRDRDGSFEPQLVGKGQRRLTGLDDLVISLSAKGLTHGEIAAHLAEVYDAEVSKQTITTITDRVMDGMAEWQNRPLDAVYPVVFIDCVNVKIREGNVANRPIYLALGVTVEGTRDILGLWAGEHGDGEGAKYWLRVLSEIKNRGTADVCIVVCDGLKGLPEAIETVWPQAITQTCVVHLLRNSFRYASKRDWAAIAKDLKPLYTAPSESAALDALAAFGDKWEARYPAIIKLWENSWAEFVPFLQFDAEIRTVVCTTNAIESINARIRRAVKARGHFPTEAAALKCVYLALMSLDPTGTGRKRWVARWKAPLNAFELTFPGRLTTNKK; encoded by the coding sequence ATGGCGGATGGAGTGGACGATCAGCTGGTGCAGCAGCTGGCGGATCGGGCGCGGGCCGAGGGTCTGCAGTTGACCGGTGAGGGCGGCCTGCTGGCGATGCTGACCAAGAAGGTGGTGGAGTCGGCGTTGGAAGGCGAGATGGACGACCATCTCGGCTATTCCAAGCATGACCCGGCCGGCCGCAACGGCGGGAACTCTCGCAACGGCCGGCGCGGCAAGAAGGTGCTGACCGAGGCCGGCCCGGTGGAGATCGCTACCCCGCGGGATCGCGACGGCAGTTTCGAGCCGCAACTGGTGGGCAAGGGCCAGCGCCGGCTGACCGGGCTGGATGATCTGGTGATCTCGTTGTCCGCCAAGGGGCTCACGCATGGTGAGATCGCCGCGCACCTGGCCGAGGTGTACGACGCCGAGGTGTCCAAGCAGACCATCACCACCATCACCGACCGCGTGATGGACGGCATGGCCGAGTGGCAGAACCGGCCGCTGGATGCGGTGTATCCGGTGGTGTTCATTGACTGTGTGAATGTCAAGATCCGTGAGGGCAACGTCGCGAACCGGCCGATCTATCTGGCGCTCGGCGTCACCGTGGAGGGCACCCGCGACATCCTCGGGCTGTGGGCTGGCGAACACGGCGACGGCGAGGGAGCCAAGTACTGGCTGCGGGTCCTCTCGGAGATCAAGAACCGCGGCACAGCCGACGTGTGTATCGTCGTGTGCGACGGACTCAAGGGCCTGCCCGAGGCCATCGAAACCGTGTGGCCGCAAGCGATCACCCAGACCTGCGTCGTCCACCTCCTGCGCAACAGCTTCCGCTACGCCTCCAAGCGGGACTGGGCGGCGATCGCGAAGGACCTCAAGCCCCTCTACACCGCGCCCAGCGAGTCGGCGGCACTGGACGCGCTGGCTGCCTTCGGTGACAAGTGGGAGGCCCGCTACCCGGCGATCATCAAGCTATGGGAGAACAGCTGGGCGGAGTTCGTGCCGTTTTTGCAGTTCGACGCCGAGATCCGCACCGTGGTGTGTACCACGAACGCCATCGAGTCGATCAACGCGCGGATCCGACGGGCGGTCAAGGCCCGTGGCCACTTCCCGACCGAGGCCGCCGCGCTCAAGTGCGTCTACCTAGCGTTGATGAGCCTCGATCCCACCGGCACTGGGCGCAAACGCTGGGTCGCCCGTTGGAAGGCGCCGTTGAACGCTTTCGAGCTCACCTTCCCCGGACGCCTGACCACGAACAAGAAGTAG
- a CDS encoding flavin reductase → MSAVCLWTKGCSGKPRASSPAGHDSHHRRRGRPSLGFTASAFAGPVRQSPLVLVCLDRSADCHSAFGRTHRFAVSILGPRHTGFAVRLRRKEGVLGTPRLQNAVATVECGSRRVTRGGDHTILVGRIHPTHSLGPRHQWSTRGGDFRRPGVTRGSDGSS, encoded by the coding sequence GTGAGTGCGGTCTGCTTGTGGACGAAGGGCTGTTCCGGGAAGCCACGAGCCAGTTCCCCAGCGGGTCACGATAGTCACCACCGTCGACGCGGCCGGCCGTCGCTGGGTTTCACCGCGAGCGCGTTCGCGGGCCCCGTCCGTCAGTCCCCGCTTGTTCTGGTATGCCTCGACAGGTCGGCCGACTGTCACTCCGCCTTCGGGCGCACCCACCGGTTCGCCGTCAGCATCCTAGGCCCGCGCCATACCGGCTTCGCCGTTCGGTTGCGACGAAAGGAGGGCGTACTTGGAACGCCCCGCCTTCAGAATGCGGTGGCGACGGTTGAGTGCGGGTCGAGGCGCGTTACCCGGGGCGGCGACCATACGATCCTGGTCGGCCGCATCCATCCAACACACTCACTCGGCCCGAGACACCAGTGGTCTACGCGCGGAGGAGATTTTCGACGCCCCGGTGTGACACGAGGAAGCGACGGCAGCTCGTGA
- a CDS encoding aldehyde dehydrogenase family protein has protein sequence MDQHDRTQHYIGGQWVQPSGTDRIAVVNPATEQVIGHVPAGTVDDVDRAVTAARNAFDPGVSMAECRDRVARLVAALEPRLPDIATTIGQEIGAPLKVQRGVQTAVPMAIASSYRDLLEETNFEEQVGNSLVIREPYGVVGAITPWNYPLYQVVAKVLPAVAAGCTVVLKPSEVAPLSVYQFVEAAHEAGLPPGVLNLVTGYGPEVGEAVAGHPGVDLVSFTGSTATGRRVASIAADTIKKVCLELGGKSANIILDDADLDTAVKVGVGNAFLNSGQTCAAWTRMLVPESRYDEALLLARQAAQRYTVGDPFDPATRLGPLASQTQQARVRGYIERAVADGARLVTGGPEPARERGYFIAPTVLADVHSASELAQQEVFGPVLAVMSYRDDDEALRIANDTMYGLSGAIWSADHRRAIALARQIQTGQLDINGAPYNPRAPFGGYKKSGIGRELGPAGLEEYLQTKSVQLPDSVISQQE, from the coding sequence TTGGACCAGCACGACAGAACACAGCACTACATCGGCGGGCAATGGGTGCAACCCAGCGGGACAGACCGCATCGCCGTGGTCAACCCGGCCACCGAGCAGGTCATCGGACACGTGCCGGCCGGAACCGTCGACGACGTCGACCGTGCGGTGACAGCGGCGCGGAACGCGTTCGATCCCGGTGTGTCCATGGCCGAGTGCCGAGACCGGGTGGCCCGGCTGGTCGCGGCACTGGAGCCCCGACTGCCGGACATCGCCACCACCATCGGACAGGAGATCGGCGCGCCACTGAAGGTGCAGCGCGGTGTGCAGACCGCCGTGCCCATGGCGATCGCCAGCAGCTATCGGGACCTGCTCGAGGAAACGAACTTCGAAGAGCAGGTCGGCAACTCATTGGTGATCCGGGAGCCCTACGGGGTGGTCGGGGCCATCACACCGTGGAACTACCCGCTGTATCAGGTGGTCGCGAAAGTGCTGCCGGCTGTCGCGGCGGGATGCACCGTCGTCCTCAAGCCAAGCGAGGTGGCGCCCCTGTCGGTGTACCAGTTCGTGGAGGCGGCACACGAGGCTGGCCTACCGCCGGGAGTCCTGAACCTGGTGACGGGATATGGACCAGAGGTCGGCGAGGCGGTAGCCGGTCATCCCGGAGTCGACCTCGTCTCCTTCACCGGTTCGACGGCGACCGGCAGGCGCGTCGCCTCGATCGCCGCGGACACCATCAAGAAGGTATGCCTCGAACTCGGCGGAAAGTCCGCCAACATCATCCTCGACGACGCCGACCTCGACACCGCCGTCAAAGTCGGCGTGGGCAACGCATTCCTCAACTCCGGCCAGACCTGCGCGGCATGGACCCGGATGCTCGTGCCCGAATCACGCTACGACGAGGCGCTCCTGCTCGCCCGCCAGGCCGCACAACGCTACACCGTCGGAGACCCGTTCGACCCAGCGACCAGACTCGGCCCGCTGGCCTCACAGACCCAGCAAGCACGCGTCCGCGGGTACATCGAACGTGCCGTCGCGGACGGAGCCCGACTCGTCACCGGCGGCCCCGAGCCCGCACGCGAGCGCGGCTACTTCATCGCCCCCACCGTGCTCGCCGACGTGCACAGCGCCTCCGAACTAGCACAACAGGAAGTCTTCGGACCAGTACTGGCCGTCATGAGCTACCGCGATGACGACGAGGCACTCCGGATCGCCAACGACACGATGTACGGGCTCTCCGGCGCCATCTGGTCGGCGGACCACCGGCGCGCGATCGCCCTCGCCCGCCAGATACAGACCGGGCAGCTCGACATCAACGGCGCCCCCTACAACCCACGCGCACCATTCGGTGGCTACAAGAAGTCCGGCATCGGCCGCGAACTCGGTCCCGCCGGCCTCGAGGAATATCTCCAGACAAAATCAGTCCAGCTGCCGGACTCGGTCATCAGCCAGCAAGAGTAG
- a CDS encoding zinc-binding dehydrogenase, with amino-acid sequence MFEGRIAQFNAPEQPFELRRVALPSIGPDEVLVKVHRANICGSDLHAWHGSFVTRGLGGTLPTVLGHEMVGSVAATGERVTEDSNGAPVQTGTRVVFPYFFPCHRCRSCLAGRRVSCQKLTMAMLGDASRPPYFVGGYGDYFLLPAGAVLYTVPDTLPDEVVSGVNCALSQMIYGLERADLSFGERVIIQGAGGLGLFATAVARARGAAQVIVVDAVPERLELARAFGADEVISLADHPDPADRIRRARKLTDGGADVVVEVVGTPAVVPEGLKMLAQSGRYLEVGNINMGQTYAADPSRLVTANKSIIGVSLYEPTALSQALSFLAANQHRLPLDQFATTTFPLEDINAAFAAADSRKVVRASIVM; translated from the coding sequence ATGTTCGAGGGCCGGATCGCGCAATTCAACGCACCCGAGCAGCCATTTGAGCTGCGGCGCGTCGCGCTACCGTCGATTGGACCGGACGAAGTGCTGGTGAAGGTACACCGAGCCAACATCTGCGGCTCAGACCTGCACGCCTGGCACGGTTCGTTCGTCACCCGCGGGCTCGGCGGGACGCTACCAACCGTGCTCGGCCACGAGATGGTCGGTTCGGTGGCCGCAACCGGCGAACGAGTCACCGAGGACTCCAACGGCGCGCCGGTGCAGACGGGCACACGGGTGGTTTTCCCCTACTTCTTTCCCTGCCACCGGTGTCGGAGCTGCCTGGCGGGACGGCGCGTGTCCTGTCAGAAGCTGACGATGGCCATGCTCGGCGACGCCAGCAGACCACCCTACTTCGTTGGTGGCTACGGTGACTACTTTCTGCTCCCCGCCGGCGCGGTGCTCTACACCGTGCCGGACACGCTGCCTGACGAAGTGGTGTCGGGGGTCAACTGTGCGCTGTCGCAGATGATCTACGGACTGGAGCGAGCCGACCTGAGCTTTGGCGAACGCGTCATCATACAGGGGGCCGGCGGGCTCGGGCTGTTCGCGACGGCGGTTGCCCGCGCCCGCGGGGCCGCGCAGGTCATCGTGGTCGACGCGGTCCCCGAGCGGTTGGAACTGGCCCGCGCATTCGGAGCTGACGAGGTGATCAGCCTCGCTGATCATCCCGATCCGGCGGATCGTATCCGGCGGGCGCGCAAGTTGACCGACGGCGGCGCGGACGTGGTGGTAGAGGTGGTCGGCACCCCGGCCGTGGTGCCGGAAGGCCTGAAGATGCTCGCCCAGAGCGGCCGGTACCTGGAAGTCGGCAACATCAACATGGGACAAACCTACGCAGCCGACCCATCCCGGCTGGTCACCGCGAACAAGAGCATCATCGGCGTCTCGCTGTACGAACCCACAGCGCTGAGCCAAGCGCTCTCCTTTCTCGCGGCCAACCAGCACCGGCTCCCGCTGGACCAGTTCGCCACCACGACGTTTCCCCTGGAAGACATCAACGCGGCGTTCGCCGCAGCGGACAGCCGCAAGGTCGTGCGCGCCAGCATCGTGATGTGA
- a CDS encoding N-acyl homoserine lactonase family protein, with amino-acid sequence MNTGTANRMWALPGAEFTLDTGIMIVNGQGQVTIPVPSFLIEHDRGLVLFDTGIAFEAAKDPHAVYGDLADVVGLAYGPEDRVDRKLEALGYKPSAIDHVIVSHAHFDHAGGIRLFPDAQLYIGEGDLPYSYWPLPAAKPFFRTADFDTTRDWKWNQLSTDHDLFGDGSIVIHRMPGHTPGNTSVLVRLPNQTFLLTGDTVHLRQALTEDLPMPSDYNTLQAVRSIRRLKQLARAHDATVWISHDPEDWATLKHAPACYD; translated from the coding sequence ATGAACACGGGAACAGCCAACCGGATGTGGGCTTTGCCGGGGGCGGAATTCACACTCGACACCGGCATCATGATCGTCAACGGGCAGGGGCAGGTCACCATTCCGGTACCGTCCTTTCTCATCGAACACGACCGGGGGCTGGTCCTGTTCGACACCGGCATCGCGTTTGAGGCGGCCAAGGACCCGCACGCCGTCTACGGCGACCTCGCGGACGTCGTCGGACTCGCCTACGGACCGGAGGACCGTGTGGACCGGAAACTCGAGGCGCTTGGCTACAAGCCCTCGGCCATCGATCACGTGATCGTCTCGCACGCGCATTTCGACCATGCCGGCGGCATCCGGCTCTTCCCCGACGCTCAGCTGTACATCGGTGAAGGCGACCTGCCCTACTCGTACTGGCCGTTGCCCGCGGCCAAACCCTTCTTCCGGACCGCGGATTTCGACACGACGCGTGACTGGAAATGGAACCAGCTCTCGACGGATCATGACCTGTTCGGCGACGGCAGCATCGTCATCCACCGCATGCCAGGTCACACCCCCGGCAACACTAGCGTGCTGGTGCGGCTGCCCAACCAGACGTTCCTGCTCACCGGTGACACCGTCCACCTCCGCCAGGCCCTCACCGAAGACCTTCCGATGCCGTCGGACTACAACACCTTGCAGGCGGTCCGCTCGATCCGTCGCCTCAAGCAGCTCGCGAGGGCGCACGATGCCACGGTGTGGATCTCCCACGATCCCGAGGACTGGGCGACGCTCAAGCACGCACCCGCTTGCTACGACTGA
- a CDS encoding long-chain fatty acid--CoA ligase: MDSLMMDRPLQLKTLLWRAERLFGHKQIITRRDDGYRRYTYAEFGKRVRRLADALNRLGVRTGDRVGTLGWNTDQHYEAYFAVPCMGVVLHTINIRLSPDQIGYVIEHAGDSVLLVSPEQLPMLEQIRDRLTNVKAVVVFGDGPPPTTALGPVYGYEELLADADEEIEFPDVDEDSPAGMCYTSGTTGEPKGVVYSHRSTVLHALILCLQGSIGVAERETYLLVTPMSHVNSWGMPYACALQGASLALPGTQPRPHHYLEIIEHARVSVCVAAVTVGMLMRQELESGRQSYVLDSLHTLWLGGQAPPIGEIRWWQQAHGVHVCQGWGMTEASPLLTFTTLTSQFTDLDDEGKFRLLGTQGQPMPLVEIKLVDDHGEELPWDGKHAGEILARSPWVARAYYHDTRSQDSFAGGWFHTGDVGVIDQNGYLSLVDRVKDLIKSGGEWISSVDLENALMGHPEVREAAVVAAPDPVWLERPIAIVATNSPVASDDLTEFLREKFPKFWLPDRFVFVDEVPKTGVGKFDKKLLRQQIAAGNNHSTDKTP, from the coding sequence GTGGACAGTCTCATGATGGACCGGCCGCTGCAACTGAAGACGCTGTTGTGGCGCGCGGAACGGCTCTTCGGGCACAAACAGATCATCACGCGGCGCGACGACGGCTACCGCCGCTATACCTACGCCGAATTCGGGAAGCGAGTTCGGCGGCTGGCTGACGCGCTGAACCGGCTCGGCGTACGCACCGGTGACCGGGTGGGCACGTTGGGCTGGAACACCGACCAGCACTACGAAGCCTACTTCGCGGTGCCCTGCATGGGCGTGGTGCTGCACACCATCAACATCCGGCTATCCCCGGACCAGATCGGGTACGTCATCGAACACGCCGGGGACAGCGTGCTCCTGGTCAGTCCTGAACAGCTGCCGATGCTGGAACAGATCCGCGACCGGCTCACCAATGTGAAAGCAGTGGTCGTGTTCGGGGATGGCCCGCCGCCGACGACCGCGCTGGGACCGGTCTACGGGTACGAGGAGTTGCTCGCCGACGCCGACGAGGAGATCGAGTTCCCCGATGTTGACGAGGACAGCCCAGCCGGAATGTGCTACACGTCGGGCACCACCGGGGAACCCAAGGGCGTGGTGTACAGCCACCGCAGCACCGTGCTGCACGCCCTGATCCTGTGCCTGCAGGGATCGATCGGCGTCGCCGAGCGGGAGACCTATCTCCTGGTGACGCCTATGTCCCACGTCAACTCGTGGGGCATGCCGTACGCCTGCGCCCTGCAAGGAGCATCGCTGGCGTTGCCGGGAACGCAGCCACGACCGCACCACTACCTGGAGATCATCGAGCACGCCCGAGTCAGTGTCTGCGTCGCCGCGGTGACGGTCGGCATGCTCATGCGCCAGGAACTCGAATCCGGACGGCAATCCTACGTTCTCGACTCGCTGCACACCTTGTGGCTGGGCGGCCAGGCGCCCCCGATCGGCGAGATACGGTGGTGGCAGCAAGCACACGGCGTGCACGTGTGCCAGGGCTGGGGCATGACCGAGGCGTCGCCGCTGCTCACCTTCACCACCCTCACAAGCCAGTTCACCGACCTCGACGACGAGGGGAAGTTCCGCCTGCTCGGCACCCAAGGCCAGCCGATGCCGCTCGTGGAGATCAAGCTGGTCGACGACCACGGCGAAGAGCTGCCCTGGGATGGCAAACACGCCGGGGAGATCCTCGCGCGCTCCCCCTGGGTGGCCCGCGCCTACTACCACGACACACGTTCCCAGGACAGCTTCGCTGGTGGCTGGTTCCACACCGGCGACGTCGGCGTCATCGACCAGAACGGCTACCTGTCGCTGGTCGATCGCGTCAAAGACCTGATCAAAAGCGGTGGCGAATGGATCTCGTCAGTCGATTTGGAGAACGCACTCATGGGGCATCCGGAAGTCCGGGAAGCCGCGGTGGTAGCCGCACCGGATCCGGTCTGGCTGGAGCGACCGATCGCCATCGTCGCCACCAACTCGCCGGTGGCGTCCGACGATCTCACCGAATTCCTCCGTGAGAAGTTCCCCAAGTTCTGGTTGCCGGACCGCTTCGTGTTCGTCGACGAGGTACCCAAGACCGGAGTCGGAAAATTCGACAAGAAGCTGCTCCGTCAACAAATTGCCGCCGGAAACAACCACAGCACGGACAAGACCCCCTGA